The following coding sequences are from one Haliotis asinina isolate JCU_RB_2024 chromosome 3, JCU_Hal_asi_v2, whole genome shotgun sequence window:
- the LOC137278900 gene encoding type I iodothyronine deiodinase-like — protein sequence MVEKFSHCVDFLVVYIEEAHPVDGWHFRGNKYHVNGSTKLEERAARTSLLKAENVTCPMVIDDMSNNANRKYSALPERLYVILDGIIEYAGGSGPMSYSLPELEQWLNSYCSQRN from the coding sequence ATGGTTGAGAAATTTAGTCACTGCGTGGACTTCCTAGTGGTTTACATAGAAGAGGCTCATCCAGTGGATGGATGGCATTTTCGCGGGAACAAGTACCACGTGAATGGATCTACCAAGCTGGAGGAGAGAGCGGCGAGAACCAGTTTATTGAAAGCTGAAAATGTAACATGTCCCATGGTTATTGATGACATGTCGAATAATGCCAACAGAAAATACTCTGCCCTGCCAGAGCGCCTGTACGTGATTTTGGATGGCATTATAGAATATGCAGGCGGCTCCGGGCCGATGTCGTACAGTCTACCAGAGCTCGAACAATGGCTGAACAGCTACTGCAGCCAGCGTAACTAG